In Cryptococcus gattii WM276 chromosome A, complete sequence, one genomic interval encodes:
- a CDS encoding amino acid/metabolite permease, putative (Similar to TIGR gene model, INSD accession AAW41063.1), whose protein sequence is MSKRPPLPSVVTSQDDTAYLKPSTSFKIPATPYNSCSDLDTSDNPSIPLSHSSTRNLSDAVYDSPLGSDLHIPLSGDTPSSSIRRISVSSHSSSYLLPNPTLSMTKPHDIPYSSRPIPAPPVTIHHDQISNQPSRKVSGDVASPVTELSHLSSPPGVKFGMDLRQNESRGSASQEDVDAQRLRALGYNAVLGRDYTFWSSLAISWLNIGALQGTIFAVSGTYNYGGPVMILVAWPVSGVLTYFMTLTLSELASAYPVAGAMFSWSWKAARGGIGGERGWAWILLLVTWEIANIVVGTIGLSLNYQEKNWHNFLLFLGILVIVGLIGSTGWGQSHCFWLCSGAFGFSMWLVLCITLLATNATKHDPGDMFNQFYNTTGWSSKPYVYILGWQYTTIASGADASAHMAEETQNPSRNVPNAMTTSVIATYVLGYISIVLLLLSISPEDAATVKSHSFAFGYILTKAISKPGAITICCLMVVVLMLQVLAQLQASSRFVFALARENGMPFSSIIRKTNNHRRPVFAVWLVVILCLPFACLTLASESTLYSVLAVTACTLSYVGYAIPISLYLVSRINLQTEGRSLWSLRKWSKPVAIIGLLYALALIVTQTFPGSTPVKASTMSWSPVIIAGTGVMCYVTWKCYGDKHFAGPIRAITKWESGMEIDLSTTLASSRSRHSGFPQDQATNDSLKLALSPYYPSGIEGPGADVTVQSAAGSGITSEGEWTSASESDNTISAWTQNGNENRKDEATERSIIGR, encoded by the exons ATGTCGAAACGGCCTCCTCTGCCATCTGTCGTGACTTCACAGGATGACACGGCGTACCTCAAGCCCTCCACATCCTTCAAGATCCCTGCCACTCCTTACAATTCCTGTAGTGACCTCGATACTTCCGATAATCCATCCATACCCCTGTCACATTCATCAACGCGCAACTTGTCAGATGCAGTATACGACTCGCCACTTGGTAGCGATCTACATATCCCGTTATCAGGCGATACACCTTCATCGTCGATACGACGAATATCCGTCTCCTCTCATTCTTCATCGTACCTTTTACCAAACCCAACCTTATCGATGACAAAACCACACGACATACCCTATTCCTCCCGACCCATACCGGCTCCACCTGTAACCATCCATCATGACCAGATATCAAATCAGCCGTCCCGTAAAGTTAGTGGAGATGTTGCTTCGCCAGTAACTGAACTCTCGCATCTGTCCTCTCCTCCAGGCGTTAAATTTGGGATGGACTTGCGACAGAATGAGAGCAGGGGTTCGGCATCACAGGAAGATGTTGACGCCCAAAGGCTACGGGCATTAGGGTATAACGCGGTGTTGGGCAGAGATTACACTTTTTGGTCCAGCCTGGCAATCAGCTGGTTGAATATTGGTGCATTGCAG GGCACCATCTTTGCCGTGTCTGGTACTTACAACTACGGAGGGCCCGTCATGATCCTTGTTGCTTGGCCCGTTTCAGGCGTATTGACGTATTTCATGACTCTTACCTTGTCTGAACTTGCCTCAGCATACCCCGTAGCTGGAGCAATGTTTTCATGGTCTTGGAAAGCGGCAAGAGGCGGTATCGGtggtgaaagaggatggGCGTGGATA ctgctgctggtgaCGTGGGAAATTGCGAACATAGTGGTCGGAACCATCGGTCTGTCTCTGAATTACCAAGAGAAAAATTGGCACAACTTCCTGCTCTTTCTA GGGATTCTCGTCATCGTCGGATTGATCGGCTCAACGGGCTGGGGACAGTCTCATTGTTTTTGGCTCTGTTCTGGTGCTTTTGGGTTTTCCATGTGGCTTGTATTGTGCATAACGCTCTTAGCGACAAACGCTACAAAACATGACCCAGGAGACATGTTCAATCAATTTTACAACACGACAGGCTGGAGCTCTAAACCTTACGTCTACATACTAGGTTGGCAATATACAACGATTGCCAGTGGTGCAGATGCTTCTGCCCA TATGGCGGAGGAAACACAGAATCCTTCGAGAAATGTCCCAAACGCCATGACGACGTCGGTTATTGCT ACTTACGTTCTGGGCTATATA TCCATCGTCTTGCTGCTATTGTCCATATCCCCTGAAGACGCTGCCACCGTGAAATCTCACTCTTTTGCTTTT GGATATATCCTCACGAAAGCGATCTCAAAACCAGGGGCAATAACAATTTGTTGTTTGATGGTCGTCGTTCTCATGCTGCAAGTCCTGGCCCAGTTACAGGCATCTTCACGATTTGTGTTCGCTCTGGCTCGGGAAAATGGCATGCCTTTCTCATCAATCATCAGAAAAACCAATAATCATCGCCGGCCTGTATTCGCTGTTTGGCTCGTCGTGATTCTATGCTTGCCCTTTGCGTGCTTAACCTTAGCTAGCGAATCAACATTGTACTCAGTACTGGCTGTCACAGCATGTACTCTGAGCTATGTAGGGTATGCCATACCCATTTCACTCTACCTCGTTTCAAGAATCAATTTGCAAACAGAGGGAAGAAGTCTGTGGTCCTTGAGGAAGTGGAG CAAACCGGTAGCAATAATTGGCTTGTTATATGCACTTGCCTTGATTGTTACCCAGACATTCCCTGGATCTACGCCAGTCAAAGCAA GTACTATGTCCTGGTCGCCTGTAATTATTGCCGGAACAGGTGTCATGTGCTATGTGACTTGGAAATGCTATGGAGATAAACATTTTGCTGGTCCCATCCGGGCGATTACCAAATGGGAATCTGGGATGGAAATCGATCTATCGACGACGCTTGCATCCTCTCGTTCACGTCATTCTGGTTTCCCACAGGACCAAGCGACGAATGATTCCCTCAAATTGGCGTTATCTCCTTACTACCCGAGTGGTATTGAGGGCCCGGGTGCCGACGTGACGGTGCAGAGTGCAGCAGGATCAGGGATAACCTCAGAAGGGGAGTGGACGAGTGCCAGCGAAAGTGATAACACTATAAGCGCATGGACACAAAATGGGAACGAAAATAG GAAGGACGAGGCGACGGAGAGGTCTATTATAGGGAGATAG
- a CDS encoding Hypothetical protein (Similar to SGTC gene model, INSD accession EAL20373.1; CNBF1830): MDDSIDLAVQHKREHPEESYKDVADAYKIPKSTLYDRCTFQHASRAAAVPRRLSIEQEEQLILKINEYASRGTLLAPRHVKELAEAICESSLGVNWTGRFVQRHKDRLHSRYFAFQELARLQADKIETRRAFYTLVSFYDPLADRFNPILASFPTRQVKDLYETGSYAPHLIFNIDEAGFDLGYKRKARRIASRTHLPIRQAVPPSNEHITTIATIGIDSAPVPPLIIYQGEHLQDSWTSTHDKDIRQLACVTQSGWNNSYIMLKWLEDVFDPYTRGLAHDGRDPRLLFLDGAQSHTKVAFLEACWARNIVVVVLPAHLTGKFQPLDVDFFNHLKRAYHQQLDDFQIGSGGQRALKGMFYLWHQRAWAQVATPRQIRSAWRKSGLWPLNKEVMDVDPHTPPPQHAAKVPLTPNNFRILRANNLAVKKGELDPRVALEKTEKALAKALADKALLECELKGFRAAEQAARAARGSRKRQRYPEGQLFDPLYQEEHAGELVVRKAEEEEARRKRRRTARVKRSATAPNVVRACTPRPTGTS, translated from the coding sequence ATGGATGATTCAATTGACCTTGCCGTCCAACACAAGCGTGAACACCCCGAGGAGTCCTACAAGGACGTTGCAGATGCATACAAAATCCCAAAATCGACGCTATATGACCGCTGCACTTTTCAACATGCCAGTCGTGCTGCCGCCGTACCTCGTCGCCTCTCTATCgagcaggaagagcaaTTGATCCTCAAGATCAATGAATATGCAAGCAGAGGGACCCTTTTGGCCCCTCGACACGTCAAGGAGCTCGCAGAAGCTATCTGTGAGTCATCCTTAGGTGTCAATTGGACGGGTCGCTTCGTTCAGCGACACAAGGACCGTCTACACTCCCGGTACTTCGCTTTTCAGGAGTTGGCCAGGCTTCAGGCGGACAAGATAGAGACTAGGAGGGCATTTTATACACTTGTGAGTTTTTATGACCCTCTGGCCGACCGCTTTAACCCCATTCTGGCGAGTTTCCCCACGCGTCAGGTCAAGGACCTCTATGAGACCGGTTCCTATGCTCCCCATCTCATATTCAACATAGATGAGGCTGGCTTTGACCTTGGGTATAAGCGGAAAGCCAGAAGGATTGCTTCACGCACCCATTTACCCATTAGGCAAGCCGTGCCACCATCCAATGAACATATAACCACAATTGCAACCATTGGGATCGATTCAGCACCGGTCCCTCCCCTGATCATCTATCAGGGTGAGCATCTACAGGATTCGTGGACCTCTACACATGACAAGGACATCCGCCAGCTTGCTTGCGTCACGCAATCGGGCTGGAACAACAGCTACATCATGCTTAAGTGGCTTGAGGATGTCTTCGATCCTTACACGCGCGGTCTGGCTCATGATGGTCGCGACCCCCGACTCCTTTTCCTCGATGGTGCCCAATCGCACACCAAAGTCGCCTTCTTGGAAGCCTGCTGGGCACGCAACATTGTTGTCGTGGTCCTCCCTGCCCACCTCACCGGTAAATTCCAGCCCCTCGATGTTGACTTCTTCAACCATCTGAAGCGTGCCTATCATCAACAACTTGATGATTTTCAGATTGGTAGTGGGGGTCAGAGGGCGTTAAAGGGAATGTTCTACCTCTGGCACCAACGTGCATGGGCGCAGGTGGCGACTCCGAGGCAGATCAGGAGTGCGTGGAGGAAGTCCGGCTTGTGGCCGCTCAACAAGGAGGTGATGGATGTAGACCCCCATACACCACCACCCCAGCATGCTGCCAAAGTCCCTCTGACTCCCAACAACTTCCGGATCCTCCGTGCAAACAACCTTGCAGTGAAAAAAGGTGAGCTTGACCCCCGTGTTGCACTGGAGAAGACGGAAAAGGCACTGGCGAAGGCTCTAGCAGACAAAGCGCTCCTGGAGTGCGAGCTCAAAGGCTTCCGAGCGGCTGAGCAGGCTGCTAGAGCGGCCAGAGGGAGTCGGAAGAGACAGAGGTATCCTGAGGGTCAACTTTTTGACCCATTATATCAGGAAGAGCATGCTGGAGAGCTTGTTGTAAGGAAAGcggaggaagaagaggccAGGAGGAAGCGAAGGCGGACTGCTCGAGTCAAACGCAGCGCGACTGCACCAAACGTTGTTCGTGCATGCACGCCACGCCCAACGGGCACCTCCTAG
- a CDS encoding uncharacterized protein (Similar to TIGR gene model, INSD accession AAW41062.1) produces MATIPARLAKATSSVKSWEEARRASVSAYRTWYRSAPDIVQLYGLHVSPSLVRLKIRQDFERNRDTITDLSVMNVMLLKNHQEYQETMNLWKQEPHVMHWFKKYDNPPQPKTFLEKFYASRDEPSQLEPTY; encoded by the exons ATGGCTACCATTCCCGCTAGACTCGCAAAGGCGACATCCAGCGTTAAGTCGTGGGAGGAGGCCCGACGAGCCTCAGTGTCTGCCTATCGAACCTGGTATAGATCA GCTCCTGACATCGTTCAGCTCTACGGTCTTCATGTTTCTCCATCCCTTGTGCGACTCAAAATCAGACAAGACTTCGAACGAAATCGAGACACAATTACCGACCTCTCTGTGATGAACGTGATGTTGCTCAAAAACCACCAAGAGTATCAAGAGACAATGAACCTATGGAAGCAAGAG CCCCACGTAATGCATTGGTTCAAAAAGTACGACAATCCGCCTCAGCCCAAGACTTTCCTCGAAAAGTTCTATGCTAGTCGAGACGAGCCCTCGCAACTTGAACCTACGTATTAA
- a CDS encoding general RNA polymerase II transcription factor, putative (Similar to TIGR gene model, INSD accession AAW41061.1) has translation MKFMLGDLPVLFPYDRLYPEQYSYMADLKTTLDAGGHCVLEMPSGTGKTVSLLSLIIAYMQFYPNKRKLIYCSRTVPEIEKALAELKRLMAYRADMGANDGNFRGLGLTSRRNLCLHPEVSKEKKGKVVDSRCRDLTSAYACEKGRADPGSVPLCSFHEELNNYEPGNLIPPGVYTLDDVKKYGQEKGVCPYFTIRRMLPFLDVVIYSFHYLLDPKVAEQVSAEMSKESIVVFDEAHNIDNVCIESLSIDLTRPMLDSAARSVNKLNDKIAEIKETDAKKLEDEYAKLVEGLQEANVSAEDEDMLVSPVLSKDMVDEAVPGNIRKAEHFIAFLKRFIEYLKTRMRVLHVVAETPQSFLAHLKEITYIEQRPLKFASERLTSLVRTLELTNLEEHSALQKVAGFGTLVATYEKGFLLILEPYETEHATVPNPIFHFTCLDPSLAIAPVFDRFASVVITSGTISPLDMYPKMLQFQPVMEQSYPMTLTRNAFLPMVITRGSDQVPISSRFEVRNDPAVVRNFGSILIEMARTVPDGVVAFFPSYLYMESIVSAWYDMGILSEVWKHKLLFVETPDAMETSIALRNYREACNNGRGAVLLSVARGKVSEGIDFDHNYGRAVIMFGIPYQYTESRILKARLEFLRDNHRIRENDYLTFDAMRHAAQCVGRVLRGKTDWGLMIFADKRFARQDKRAKLPKWINSYITEAHSNLSTDVAVSLAKKFIRQISQPFDHTQTGISLWTLEDIEERQRQDKEEAERLEMMRSRVISENAAQENDYAQIVGDYMEIDDAELAGLSIPTGE, from the exons ATGAAGTTTATGCTTGGCGATCTTCCCGTCCTGTTCCCCTATGATCG GCTGTATCCTG AGCAATACTCCTACATGGCTGACTTGAAAACCACTCTGGACGCAGGT GGTCATTGTGTACTCGAAATGCCTTCGGGAACAGGAAAAACTGTATCCCTGCTATCTTTAATCATTGCCTATATGCAG TTTTACCCTAATAAACGGAAGTTGATTTACTGCTCACGAACGGTTCCGGAAATAGAGAAAGCTTTAGCAGAACTGAAGCGATTGATGGCGTACCGTGCAGACATGGGAGCAAATGATGGTAATTTCAGAGGACTGGGGTTGACCAGTCGGCGGAATCTTTGTCTTCACCCGGAA GTCAGTAAAGAGAAAAAAGGCAAAGTGGTCGACTCGCGATGTAGAGATCTCACCTCGGCGTACGCTTGCGAAAAGGGGAGGGCTGATCCGGGAAGTGTACCATTATGTAGTTTCCATGAG GAATTGAACAATTATGAGCCTGGCAATCTTATTCCCCCGGGTGTCTATACTCTGGATGATGTAAAAAAGTACGGTCAAGAAAAGGGTGTCTGTCCATATTTTACGATCAGAAGAATG TTGCCTTTTCTCGACGTTGTGATATACTCCTTCCATTATCTACTGGATCCAAAAGTTGCAGAGCAGGTCTCTGCTGAAATGAGCAAAGAGAGCATTGTAGTATTTGACGAGGCACACAACATTG ATAATGTTTGTATCGAGTCCCTCTCCATCGACTTGACCAGGCCAATGTTGGATTCAGCGGCAAGAAGTGTCAATAAACTTAATGACAAGATTGCGGAAATCAAGGAGACTGACGCAAAGAAGCTAGAGGACGAATACGCGAAACTAGTCGAAGGCCTACAAGAAGCCAACGTGAGTGCGGAAGATGAGGACATGCTTGTCAGCCCGGTCCTATCAAAAGACATGGTGGATGAAGCCGTGCCTGGGAACATCCGAAAGGCAGAACATTTTATAGCTTTCCTTAAACGATTTATTGAATATCTTAAG ACGAGGATGCGCGTGTTGCATGTTGTAGCAGAGACACCTCAATCATTCCTGGCCCATTTAAAGGAAATAACGTATATTGAGCAACGGCCTCTCAA ATTCGCCTCTGAGCGCCTTACTTCCTTGGTCCGCACATTGGAACTGACAAACTTGGAAGAACACTCTGCGCTGCAAAAGGTTGCCGGCTTTGGAACTCTTGTCGCCACTTACGAGAAAGGATTCCTGCTGATCCTCGAACCTTACGAAACCGAGCACGCCACGGTGCCTAACCCCATTTTTCACTTCAC TTGTCTTGATCCATCGCTCGCCATAGCACCCGTCTTTGACCGTTTCGCCTCAGTTGTCATCACTTCCGGTACAATATCTCCCCTCGACATGTACCCCAAAATGTTACAATTTCAACCAGTTATGGAACAATCGTATCCGATGACCCTCACCCGAAATGCTTTTTTACCAATGGTTATAACCCGAGGCAGTGATCAAGTCCCAATTTCTTCCAGGTTCGAAGTTAGAAACGATCCCGCAGTCGTACGAAATTTTGGAAGCATTTTGATTGAAATGGCTCGGACTGTCCCTGATGGAGTGGTGGCATTCTTTCCCAGTTATCTGTATATGGAATCTATTGTCTCAGCTTGGTATGACATG GGCATCTTGAGTGAGGTGTGGAAACATAAGCTTTTGTTCGTGGAAACTCCAGACGCCATGGAAACAAGCATAGCGCTCAGAAATTATCGTGAGGCATGCAACAATGGAAGGGGAGCGGTCCTTCTCTCTGTAGCGCGAGGAAAAGTGTCGGAAGGTATTGATTTCGACCA CAATTACGGGCGAGCTGTCATTATGTTTGG CATTCCCTATCAATACACGGAATCACGTATTCTCAAAGCTCGCCTGGAATTCCTTCGAGATAATCATAGGATCCGAGAAAACGATTATCTTACTTTCGACGCTATGCGACATGCTGCCCAATGCGTTGGTCGTGTGTTGCGAGGGAAGACCGACTGGGGTCTGATGATCTTCGCGGACAAG CGATTTGCGAGACAAGACAAGCGCGCTAAGCTTCCGAAATGGATCAACAGTTATATTACGGAGGCCCATTCCAACTTGTCCACGGATGTGGCAGTTTCGCTAGCCAAAAAGTTCATACGTCAAATATCGCAACCTTTTGATCACACACAGACAGGAATATCCTTATGGACTCTTGAGGACATAGAGGAGAGGCAAAGACAGGATAAGGAAGAAGCCGAAAGGCTCGAAATGATGCGATCAAGAGTAATTAGCGAAAATGCCGCCCAGGAGAATGACTATGCTCAAATTGTTGGAGATTACATGGAAATTGACGACGCCGAGTTGGCGGGGCTGTCTATACCCACAGGTGAATAA
- a CDS encoding uncharacterized protein (Similar to TIGR gene model, INSD accession AAW41380.1), which yields MPLGPVASPEDTDDQIAQLIQHIDIHYDDDTHEAQSGPHNPTARQDEQQLVSMPISVAENVEERHYIPAMPVDAKETSENSQPHAFATRTQGLLQEVNTILDRIFEIEELRHTSQGVTDTKELLVRIEPIIISISSSLASLEASIDSLRQDMSNYKGDASFRLSAELEDLEGEYKKADDKQRRLKLEIKENEWLQEFKTSADQADALMEPLQQSLATCQQFLERLRRSRNPIPDKSYFEGQLSAEGFQHIVRDHDSLVMTYMPSTAQTMKKLDKDLRERRIDNGAVLRRFNDLSQKWSCIQYQLTELEKQFQAAGRQIGLRGDFSSADMEVLTDETPSAQQSEVDNRQPSCNADGKIVTHPATPSRVSPISAISFGRSPGKPQAVKLSHINDSSKVGIRRSLDSRASATFNSTITSGNLFEKPRWNSSPKAFEAKTPTADHARQPAHASHPRSPTPSNTSLASTSSRVYSRTSSHKKQNIGTAYGLVSPRCEVSGVNHTHNSRSSLPGTLSSSNKGQSHLEHARMGLKTPESGVPRLSGTFSALQPRLSSGMSASTTSDRQYPRTTLNGAHVSRPGHSRPPPSSFNPPTYTPRSSSRLSTASYSNFDHSVLTPFRPSHWDELDKDVHRIIVEEGFQNHFTARVDMPLKKGQRMAEGEDWKGEFVFGAGRKPTSVKRIELSGRKPGLEKRVKVMVKEGGRWIELAEVLKDRKDMIELLSP from the exons ATGCCCTTGGGCCCTGTAGCGTCTCCAGAAGACACGGATGACCAAATCGCCCAGCTTATACAGCACATAGACATACATTACGATGACGACACCCATGAAGCTCAAAGCGGCCCTCATAATCCTACAGCAAGGCAAGATGAGCAACAACTAGTCAGTATGCCCATCAGCGTTGCCGAGAACGTCGAAGAGCGACATTATATACCGGCGATGCCAGTGGACGCGAAAGAAACGTCAGAAAATAGCCAACCACACGC ATTCGCTACAAGGACACAGGGCCTACTGCAGGAGGTGAATACTATCCTTGACCGTATATTTG AGATCGAGGAACTTCGGCATACATCGCAAGGTGTCACCGATACCAAAGAACTCCTTGTCCGCATCGAACCCATAAtcatttccatctcctcctcgtTGGCATCACTCGAAGCCTCAATCGATAGTCTGAGACAAGATATGTCCAACTACAAAGGTGATGCTTCTTTTCGTCTCAGCGCCGAACTGGAAGATCTTGAGGGAGAATACAAGAAGGCAGATGATAAACAAAGACGGCTCAAGCTGGAAATAAAAGAAAATGAGTGGTTACAAGAGTTTAAGAC GTCTGCCGATCAAGCTGATGCTTTGATGGAACCTCTGCAACAGAGCCTCGCCACTTGTCAG CAATTTCTCGAGCGACTACGTCGTTCCAGAAATCCAATACCAGATAAGTCATATTTTGAAGGACAACTCAGCGCTGAGGGATTTCAACATATTGTCAGGGACCATGACTCGCTGGTAAT GACATACATGCCTAGTACCGCCCAGACCATGAAAAAGTTAGATAAGGATCTTCGTGAGAGACGAATTGATAATGGAGCGGTACTGAGACG GTTCAATGATCTAAGCCAGAAATGGAGCTGCATCCAATATCAACTCACAGAGCTAGAGAAGCAATTCCAAGCTGCGGGTCGCCAAATAGGCCTGCGGGGAGACTTTTCGTCTGCAGATATGGAAGTTCTTACCGATGAGACGCCTTCAGCACAACAATCTGAGGTTGATAATCGTCAACCTTCCTGTAACGCAGATGGGAAAATTGTCACTCATCCAGCTACCCCTTCTCGTGTATCACCTATTTCTGCCATTTCCTTTGGGAGATCGCCGGGGAAGCCGCAGGCGGTCAAGTTGTCACATATCAACGATAGTTCGAAAGTTGGTATCCGTCGATCATTGGACAGTCGAGCTTCTGCCACCTTTAACTCTACAATTACTTCTGGGAACCTTTTTGAGAAACCACGATGGAACTCTTCTCCTAAAGCTTTCGAAGCGAAAACACCTACAGCAGATCATGCCCGTCAACCTGCTCACGCCTCGCACCCTCGAAGTCCGACCCCTAGTAATACATCGCTGGCCTCCACATCCTCCAGGGTATATAGCAGGACGTCGAGTCACAAAAAGCAGAACATTGGGACTGCATATGGATTAGTATCCCCGCGATGCGAAGTATCCGGTGTGAATCATACACACAATTCGCGATCGTCGCTTCCCGGGACTTTGTCCTCTTCTAATAAAGGTCAATCTCACCTTGAGCATGCCCGGATGGGTCTCAAGACTCCTGAATCAGGAGTACCGCGCTTGTCTGGTACATTTTCCGCACTCCAGCCGCGGCTATCTTCGGGCATGTCTGCATCCACGACCAGTGATCGTCAATACCCCCGTACGACCCTTAATGGTGCTCACGTCTCACGACCTGGTCACAGTCGCCCGCCGCCCTCATCATTCAATCCCCCTACTTATACTCCACGTTCATCGTCTCGATTATCAACAGCGTCATATTCCAATTTCGACCACTCAGTGCTAACTCCATTCCGACCGAGCCATTGGGACGAGCTTGACAAAGATGTGCACAGAATCATAGTAGAGGAAGGTTTCCAAAATCATTTTACCGCGAGAGTGGACATGCCTTTGAAAAAAGGCCAGCGCATGGCCGAGGGCGAAGACTGGAAAGGCGAGTTCGTCTTCGGTGCCGGTCGGAAACCTACGTCGGTGAAGAGGATAGAGTTAAGCGGCAGGAAACCTGGTTTGGAAAAGCGTGTCAAAGTGATGGTAAAAGAAGGTGGAAGATGGATCGAACTGGCGGAGGTACTGAAAGACAGAAAGGATATGATAGAACTTCTGTCGCCGTGA
- a CDS encoding cAMP-dependent protein kinase inhibitor, putative (Similar to TIGR gene model, INSD accession AAW41057.1): MSSWTDILNELNRDISLDNPTDVLQWGADWFQHRLRQERQGSHASTRQASPGNLAFNTTNIGSLPPHALSPFSEMGPSDSPFGPTARRATVPTGSNLADQPLFSTPFGASSGVIRSDDRSPFSEGGGMPFGNSPFGETSPSHGTHDDPPIPSYALGRRTSVSAESLVPTSHRAYGPSSGLETTMEEDEATPNINSGTPVFPKSEEQLARIRQAIKPNFLFRNLDDEQEADVLAAMKEVKANVGQMVIEQGAAGDFFYIVESGKLDVFIKREGQILDLEKGDRPGLGMKVAECSEGSSFGELALMHNAPRAASIISVTPCTLWALDRVSFRTILLDHTSRKRRLYESFLSEVPILASLQPQERAKIADVLESRTYNEGEDVIRQGDAGEEFFLIESGNAVAIKTDEDGNESVVKNLGQGEYFGELALLNRRKRAATIRAAGPDKLRVAALGEQAFTRLLGPVKDIMARSVSERYGSSTGRGSV, translated from the exons ATGTCCTCCTGGACCGATATACTCAATGAACTGAACAGGGACATTTCCCTCGATAATCCCACAGATGTCCTTCAGTGGGGCGCAGACTGGTTCCAGCACAGGCTCCGTCAGGAG CGACAAGGTTCCCACGCATCCACAAGGCAAGCCTCCCCTGGCAATCTGGCCTTCAACACTACCAACATCGGTAGTCTTCCGCCACACGccctctctcccttctccgAGATGGGTCCCTCCGACTCGCCTTTCGGCCCCACAGCTCGCAGAGCCACCGTCCCGACAGGTTCTAATCTCGCAGACCAGCCACTGTTTTCCACACCTTTTGGTGCCTCTTCTGGCGTTATTCGTAGTGATGACCGCAGTCCCTTTAGTGAAGGAGGCGGTATGCCGTTTGGCAATTCGCCATTCGGCGAGACATCTCCTTCGCACGGAACCCATGATGATCCGCCCATCCCTTCGTACGCTCTAGGTCGGAGGACATCTGTTTCTGCTGAGTCCCTGGTACCGACTAGCCACAGAGCTTATGGGCCTTCAAGCGGTTTGGAGACCACgatggaagaggacgaggcTACGCCTAACATTAACTCCGGCACTCCTGTATTTCCTAAATCTGAAGAACAACTGGCCCGTATTCGCCAAGCTATCAAGCCCAACTTCCTTTTCCGTAACCTTGATGATGAACAGGAGGCGGACGTTCTCGCAGCTATGAAGGAAGTGAAGGCGAACGTTGGTCAAATGGTCATCGAGCAAGGTGCTGCCGGTGACTTCTTTTACATCGTTGAGAGTGGAAAGTTGGATGTGTTTATCAAAAGGGAAGGACAGATACTCGATCTGGAAAAGGGAGACAGACCAGGGTTGGGCATGAAAGTTGCCGAGTGTTCCGAAGGGAGCTCGTTTGGGGAGTTAGCGTTGATGCACAA TGCTCCTCGAGCTGCTTCGATAATTTCTGTCACCCCTTGTACTCTATGGGCTCTGGATCGAGTTTCTTTCCGCACAATTCTTCTCGAC CACACTTCTCGTAAGCGGCGTCTATATGAATCGTTCCTTTCCGAAGTCCCCATCCTGGCTTCCCTTCAACCCCAAGAACGTGCCAAGATTGCGGATGTTCTCGAATCTCGTACATACAACGAAGGGGAAGACGTCATTCGTCAGGGCGATGCAGGCGAAGAGTTTTTCCTTATCGAGAGTGGTAATGCAGTGGCCATTAAGACTGACGAGGATGGAAATGAATCCGTCGTGAAGAATTTAGGCCAGGGAGAGTACTTTGGTG AACTTGCTCTCCTCAATCGTAGGAAACGAGCAGCTACTATACGTGCTGCAGGACCCGACAAGTTGCGTGTCGCCGCCCTCGGCGAGCAAGCCTTTACCCGGCTGCTTGGACCTGTTAAGGACATCATGGCGAGGTCCGTCAGTGAGCGTTATGGTTCTTCGACGGGGAGGGGCTCCGTGTGA